The following proteins are co-located in the Carassius gibelio isolate Cgi1373 ecotype wild population from Czech Republic chromosome A9, carGib1.2-hapl.c, whole genome shotgun sequence genome:
- the LOC128019761 gene encoding gamma-crystallin M2-like — MKVTFFEDRNFQGRSYECMGDCGDFSSYMSRCHSCRVESGCWMMYDQHNYMGNQYFFRRGEYADYMSMFGMNNCIRSCRMIPMYRGSYRMRIYEKENFMGQMYEMMDDCDNCMDRYRMPHCQSCHVMDGHWLMYEQPHYRGRQWYFRPGEYRSFRDMGGMRFMSMRRIMDSWY, encoded by the exons ATGAAG GTCACTTTCTTTGAGGACAGGAACTTCCAGGGTCGCTCTTATGAGTGTATGGGTGACTGTGGTGATTTCTCCTCCTACATGAGCCGCTGTCACTCTTGCAGAGTGGAGAGTGGATGCTGGATGATGTACGATCAACACAACTACATGGGAAATCAGTATTTCTTTAGGAGGGGAGAATATGCTGATTACATGTCTATGTTTGGAATGAACAACTGCATCAGGTCCTGCCGTATGATCCCTATG TACAGGGGATCCTACAGAATGAGGATCTATGAGAAGGAGAACTTCATGGGTCAGATGTATGAGATGATGGATGACTGTGACAACTGTATGGACCGTTACCGTATGCCTCACTGCCAGTCCTGCCATGTGATGGACGGCCACTGGCTCATGTATGAGCAGCCCCACTACAGAGGCAGGCAGTGGTACTTCAGGCCTGGAGAGTACAGGAGCTTCAGAGATATGGGTGGCATGAGATTCATGAGCATGAGGCGTATCATGGACTCCTGGTACTAg
- the LOC128019766 gene encoding gamma-crystallin M2-like gives MKVTFYEDRNFQGRSYDCMSDCADFSSYMSRCHSCRVHSGCWMMYDQPNYMGNQYFFRRGEYADYMSMFGMSNCIRSCRMIPMHRGSYRMRIYERENFMGQMYEMMDDCDSIMDRYRMPHCQSCHVMDGHWLMYEQPHYRGRQWYFRPGEYRSFSNMGGMRFMSMKRIMDSWY, from the exons ATGAAG GTCACCTTTTATGAGGACAGGAACTTCCAGGGTCGCTCTTATGACTGTATGAGCGACTGTGCCGATTTTTCCTCCTACATGAGCCGCTGTCACTCTTGCAGAGTACACAGCGGATGCTGGATGATGTACGATCAACCCAACTACATGGGAAATCAGTATTTCTTTAGGAGGGGCGAGTACGCTGATTACATGTCTATGTTTGGAATGAGCAACTGCATCAGGTCCTGCCGTATGATCCCTATG CACAGGGGATCCTACAGAATGAGGATCTACGAGAGGGAGAACTTCATGGGGCAGATGTACGAAATGATGGATGACTGTGACAGTATCATGGACCGTTACCGTATGCCTCACTGCCAGTCCTGCCATGTGATGGACGGCCACTGGCTCATGTATGAGCAGCCCCACTACAGAGGCAGGCAGTGGTACTTCAGGCCTGGAGAGTACAGGAGCTTCAGCAATATGGGTGGCATGAGATTCATGAGCATGAAACGCATCATGGACTCCTGGTACTAg
- the LOC128019769 gene encoding gamma-crystallin M2-like isoform X2, with product MKVTFYEDRNFQGRSYDCMSDCADFSSYMSRCHSCRVHSGCWMMYDQPNYMGNQYFFKRGEYADYMSMFGMNNCIRSCRMIPMHRGSYRMRIYERENFMGQMYEMMDDCDSIMDRYRMPHCQSCHVMDGHWLMYEQPHYRGRQWYFRPGEYRSFSNMGGMRFMSMRRIMDSWY from the exons ATGAAG GTCACCTTTTATGAGGACAGGAACTTCCAGGGTCGCTCTTATGACTGTATGAGCGACTGTGCCGATTTCTCCTCCTACATGAGCCGCTGTCACTCTTGCAGAGTGCACAGTGGATGCTGGATGATGTACGATCAACCCAACTACATGGGAAATCAGTATTTCTTTAAGAGGGGAGAATATGCTGACTACATGTCTATGTTTGGAATGAACAACTGCATCAGGTCCTGCCGTATGATCCCCATG CACAGGGGATCCTACAGAATGAGGATCTACGAGAGGGAGAACTTCATGGGGCAGATGTACGAAATGATGGATGACTGTGACAGTATCATGGACCGTTATCGTATGCCTCACTGCCAGTCCTGCCATGTGATGGACGGCCACTGGCTCATGTATGAGCAGCCCCACTACAGAGGCAGGCAGTGGTACTTCAGGCCTGGAGAGTACAGGAGCTTCAGCAATATGGGTGGCATGAGATTCATGAGCATGAGGCGTATCATGGACTCCTGGTACTAg
- the LOC128019768 gene encoding gamma-crystallin M2, whose amino-acid sequence MKVTFYEDRNFQGRSYDCMSDCADFSSYMSRCHSCRVHSGCWMMYDQPNYMGNQYFFRRGEYADYMSMFGMSNCIRSCRMIPMHRGSYRMRIYERENFMGQMYEMMDDCDSIMDRYRMPHCQSCHVMDGHWLMYEQPHYRGRQWYFRPGEYRSFSNMGGMRFMSMRRIMDSWY is encoded by the exons ATGAAG GTCACCTTTTATGAGGACAGGAACTTCCAAGGTCGCTCTTATGACTGTATGAGCGACTGTGCCGATTTCTCCTCCTACATGAGCCGCTGTCACTCTTGCAGAGTGCACAGTGGATGCTGGATGATGTACGACCAACCCAATTACATGGGAAATCAGTATTTCTTTAGGAGGGGAGAATATGCTGACTACATGTCTATGTTTGGAATGAGCAACTGCATCAGGTCCTGCCGTATGATCCCCATG CACAGGGGATCCTACAGAATGAGGATCTATGAGAGGGAGAACTTCATGGGTCAGATGTATGAAATGATGGATGACTGTGACAGTATCATGGACCGTTATCGTATGCCTCACTGCCAGTCCTGCCATGTAATGGACGGCCACTGGCTCATGTATGAGCAGCCCCATTACAGAGGCAGGCAGTGGTACTTCAGGCCTGGAGAGTACAGGAGCTTCAGCAATATGGGTGGCATGAGATTCATGAGCATGAGACGCATCATGGACTCCTGGTACTAg
- the LOC128019765 gene encoding gamma-crystallin M2 isoform X2 yields the protein MKVTFYEDRNFQGRSYDCMSDCADFSSYMSRCHSCRVHSGCWMMYDQPNYMGNQYFFRRGEYADYMSMFGMSNCIRSCRMIPMHRGSYRMRIYERENFMGQMYEMMDDCDSIMDRYRMPHCQSCHVMDGHWLMYEQPHYRGRQWYFRPGEYRSFSNMGGMRFMSMRRIMDSWY from the exons ATGAAG gtcACCTTTTACGAGGACAGGAACTTCCAAGGTCGCTCTTATGACTGTATGAGCGACTGTGCCGATTTCTCCTCCTACATGAGCCGCTGTCACTCTTGCAGAGTGCACAGTGGATGCTGGATGATGTACGATCAACCCAACTACATGGGAAATCAGTATTTCTTTAGGAGGGGCGAGTACGCTGATTACATGTCTATGTTTGGAATGAGCAACTGCATCAGGTCCTGCCGTATGATCCCTATG CACAGAGGATCCTACAGAATGAGGATCTACGAGAGGGAGAACTTCATGGGGCAGATGTACGAAATGATGGATGACTGTGACAGTATCATGGACCGTTACCGTATGCCTCACTGCCAGTCCTGCCATGTGATGGACGGCCACTGGCTCATGTATGAGCAGCCCCACTACAGAGGCAGGCAGTGGTACTTCAGGCCTGGAGAGTACAGGAGCTTCAGCAATATGGGTGGCATGAGATTCATGAGCATGAGGCGTATCATGGACTCATGGTACTAg